From Arachis stenosperma cultivar V10309 chromosome 2, arast.V10309.gnm1.PFL2, whole genome shotgun sequence, one genomic window encodes:
- the LOC130963006 gene encoding uncharacterized protein LOC130963006 — translation MDYYNLLHETLAKGNEEMRGNNISMSNQNSSIICPKPRKVGIFVTIPRRQLRVEKLCHEQQNEGCDSKLGVELLDTISKENNYYIETPSPNPFFLRSPPIRASNPLIQDAQFGYQKYIASPQSIKHVILPSPISSPSARSGLSSPSSLHKGGCTVVMKFGSKSAAVKVIGFDCHITVA, via the coding sequence ATGGATTATTATAATCTTTTGCATGAGACATTGGCAAAAGGTAATGAAGAAATGAGAGGTAATAATATTTCCATGTCAAATCAAAATAGTTCTATCATTTGTCCCAAGCCAAGAAAAGTTGGGATTTTTGTTACCATCCCCAGAAGGCAATTAAGAGTAGAAAAATTATGTCATGAACAACAAAATGAAGGGTGTGATTCAAAACTTGGGGTAGAGCTTCTGGACACAATATCCAAGGAGAATAATTATTACATTGAAACACCATCACCAAACCCATTTTTTCTCAGGTCCCCTCCTATTAGAGCATCTAATCCTTTGATCCAAGATGCTCAATTTGGATACCAAAAGTACATTGCTTCTCCTCAATCAATAAAACATGTAATTTTACCATCTCCCATTTCTTCGCCATCGGCAAGATCAGGGTTATCATCTCCGTCATCGTTGCACAAAGGAGGGTGCACTGTCGTGATGAAATTTGGAAGTAAATCAGCTGCGGTCAAAGTAATAGGATTTGATTGTCACATTACAGTTGCTTGA